Proteins encoded by one window of Pecten maximus chromosome 15, xPecMax1.1, whole genome shotgun sequence:
- the LOC117344144 gene encoding uncharacterized protein LOC117344144: MPVIHHDQISQPLNVNAQNFNHSVNTNLSGHQLSSSSSVSSQFHKLPKLILPTFDGDILQWKTFWDSFQSTIHFNICLTDIHKFSYLKAQLHGQASRCIEGLPITNDSYLQAVDILLQRFGQTHKVTNAYMEHLINIPAPRFSASSLRSFHDKIESYIRGLKSLGQCEESFGSLLVPIIKNKLPPNVRQNITRDNGGDNWELKSLREAISKEVPILEAGETEPGVVPTATFVTGTSDTKKTKSKPQYKPYTNAYFRKPCLFCRESHSPNQCTNVTNYKERIDIVKSKNVCFNCFGSHKVSNCHSKFKCKKCGKRHRSSICNDQLPQPSNPEVHVEDGNKSNDKEENSAALHSTNITSHSDVLLKTAISSVWSESKNATANILLVEGAHNSFMTEDLAKELEIETTGNINMKIAAFGGSESQIRRLKTARVCIESVSGERIPIEVVIIPKIAAPIEIKARINAAKLPYLRELQLAHPVTQHEKFNISLLIGADYYWSIVQDNVIHGNGPTAVKSKLGYLRSGPIITSKNSTSAASSVAFMITAIMNILTNHKSEEFDLEKFWKIESLGVMETPDTSTSKSYLQEYQDTSMSFQNGRYTAKLPWREDHQELPTNEFVTRNRTLNVMKRLAREPNLLKIYGDICIERVSDDNVKSGGRLHYIPHHPVKKDSTTTPIRIVFDCSCHQDSESPSLNDCLSSTPPELNDLTGLIARFRVKKFGVSTDIEKAFLTVALDEGDRDVTRFFWLRDPSNPNGPLITYRFKAVLFGALTCSPFILSATLLKHLNDSQTELANNLQRNLYVDNIHP, from the coding sequence ATGCCAGTTATCCATCACGATCAAATCTCACAGCCGTTAAATGTCAACGCACAGAATTTCAACCACAGTGTTAATACGAACTTAAGCGGACATCAGCTTTCTTCTAGTTCAAGCGTGTCTTCTCAATTCCATAAACTGCCAAAGCTGATTCTCCCGACATttgatggtgatattttacaatgGAAAACATTCTGGGACTCCTTTCAATCAACAATCCATTTCAATATTTGTCTGACAGATATTCACAAATTCAGCTACCTCAAAGCCCAATTACATGGTCAAGCATCGCGATGTATCGAAGGCCTTCCTATCACGAATGACAGCTACTTACAGGCCGTAGATATTCTATTACAAAGATTTGGACAGACCCACAAAGTTACGAACGCATATATGGAACATCTGATAAATATCCCAGCCCCGCGTTTTAGTGCAAGTAGTCTCCGATCGTTTCATGATAAAATTGAGTCGTACATCAGAGGATTAAAGTCATTAGGACAGTGTGAGGAATCGTTTGGGTCTCTTCTTGTACCAATAATCAAGAACAAATTACCGCCCAACGTGAGACAAAATATTACGAGAGACAACGGAGGCGATAATTGGGAATTGAAATCATTACGCGAGGCTATAAGTAAGGAAGTGCCTATTTTGGAAGCCGGAGAAACAGAACCGGGAGTTGTTCCGACGGCGACTTTTGTAACCGGAACTTCCGacaccaaaaagacaaaaagtAAGCCTCAATATAAACCCTATACAAATGCATATTTCAGAAAGCCTTGCTTGTTTTGCCGGGAGTCACACTCGCCTAACCAATGCACAAACGTCACCAATTACAAAGAGCGCATAGACATTGTGAAATCAAAGAACGTTTGTTTCAACTGTTTTGGGTCACACAAAGTCAGTAACTGTCATTCCAAATTTAAATGCAAAAAATGTGGGAAAAGACACCGCTCTAGTATATGCAACGACCAGCTTCCGCAGCCGTCGAATCCTGAGGTTCATGTAGAGGACGGGAATAAAAGTAACGACAAGGAAGAGAATTCAGCAGCGCTTCACTCCACAAACATTACATCTCATTCTGACGTCTTGTTAAAAACCGCTATATCTTCAGTATGGTCGGAATCTAAAAACGCTACGGCAAACATTCTCCTAGTCGAAGGAGCACATAATTCTTTCATGACCGAGGATTTAGCCAAAGAACTAGAGATTGAGACTACAGGAAACATCAACATGAAGATAGCTGCTTTTGGGGGTAGTGAAAGTCAAATACGTCGCTTGAAAACTGCGCGCGTGTGTATAGAATCTGTCAGCGGAGAAAGAATCCCGATAGAAGTTGTAATCATACCAAAGATAGCGGCGCCTATAGAGATTAAAGCTCGAATCAACGCAGCAAAATTACCATATTTACGAGAATTACAACTCGCTCACCCAGTGACACAACATGAGAAATTCAACATATCCCTCCTGATTGGAGCAGATTACTATTGGTCTATAGTACAAGACAATGTGATTCACGGGAACGGACCGACAGCTGTCAAATCAAAACTAGGATATCTAAGATCTGGTCCTATCATCACTTCCAAGAACTCAACATCTGCAGCATCATCAGTGGCGTTCATGATTACAGCGATCATGAACATCTTGACCAATCACAAATCGGAAGAATTCGACTTAGAGAAGTTCTGGAAAATCGAATCACTAGGAGTAATGGAAACACCAGATACCTCTACTTCTAAGAGTTACCTGCAAGAATATCAGGACACTTCTATGTCCTTCCAGAATGGCAGATACACTGCAAAGTTACCATGGCGTGAGGACCACCAGGAGCTCCCGACAAATGAATTCGTCACCAGGAATAGGACGTTAAATGTTATGAAACGACTAGCTCGGGAACCAAACCTGCTGAAGATATATGGGGATATATGCATTGAGAGAGTTTCAGACGACAATGTCAAATCAGGGGGCAGACTACATTACATACCACATCACCCGGTGAAGAAAGACTCGACAACTACGCCAATCAGAATCGTTTTCGATTGCAGTTGTCATCAAGACTCAGAGTCTCCTAGTTTAAACGACTGTCTATCGTCCACTCCTCCTGAGCTTAATGACCTTACAGGGCTCATCGCGAGATTTCGAGTGAAGAAATTTGGAGTATCTACAGACATTGAAAAGGCATTCCTTACTGTAGCCCTTGATGAAGGAGACAGAGATGTGACAAGATTTTTCTGGTTACGTGATCCATCAAACCCGAATGGTCCGTTGATCACCTATAGATTCAAAGCAGTTCTTTTTGGCGCGTTAACGTGTTCTCCATTCATTTTGAGCGCGACACTACTGAAACATCTCAACGACAGTCAGACGGAATTAGCCAACAATTTGCAGAGGAATCTGTATGTGGATAACATTCATCCGTAA